GCACAAATCGATCAGCTACGCGTGCATATTGACCGCCTTGAGCGCAAAAAAGCCGCCGTCGAATCCATTCGCCAGGCCATTGGACAATGGGTTGAAACCCAGGCATCCGAAAAAGAATAAAAAGTCCCCGGATCCATCTCAAACAAAATAGGGATTGTGCGCCAGTTCTTGCGCTACAGACGTAATCGGACCATGACCGGGAAAAATCGTCGTTTCTCCCGGTAGAGAGAACACCTTCGCACGCACGGCCTGGATTTGCCCTCGGTAGGCATCTCCCCTCGCCCCTCCCAGAGAACCCGCAAATAGCGCATCGCCCGAAAAAAACACAGGTGCGGTATAATACCCAATACCACCGCCCGTGTGCCCGGGCAAACTCACCGTATCAATATCGAGCTCGCCAATCGCTGTTTGCCACCCTTCATCCACGCGTTCCGTCACCCGCCTGCTGCGCCCGCCCATCAAAGTAAAATCGCGCTCGCAACCACATACCTGCGCCTGTGTCGCATCGGCAACTGCTTCGAGTGCCCCAACGTGATCGCCGTGCCCGTGTGTGAGCAAAATGTGCGTCACCTGTATATCGGCAATCGCATCCAAAATCAACTCTGCCTGACCACCGGGATCAATCACAGCTCCTTTGCCCGACGCCTTACATGTTAGTACATAACAATTCACCGTCATACCCGCATCGAGAATCAATCGGTCAACCCGTATATTCTCATCTTCAAACGCCGCATTGCCCTTTGTTGGCACCCAGCCACGCGCCACCTCCACCAATTTTTCGCCATCGAGATGAAGTGCGTCTGCAAGTCGGCAAACGGCCTGATCATCGGGCGTCAGATCGTACGATTCTATTTGTCCAATTTGTCGAACACTAAGCCCCACCTGTTGCGCCAGTTCCGATTCCGAAATCCCCTGTCCTCGACGCGCTTTCCCCACAATATCACCAAAAAAATCTTCCAATGTGCGATAAGCCATATTTTTCTCCGAATTTAATCACAGTGTCCTCCCATTTGATAGAGTATGACAATTTCCCCAAAAAATAAATAAAAAAATACTGTGCCTGTATGGATCAAAATCATTGCCAAATCACTATCTTCCGTTTATCTTTTCGCTTGTTTTTATCACAAAGGATAGAACAGATATGACAATTAACCCCAAGCAATTATCAGGAGAACGAGCAGCCGAATATGTCGAAGATGGCATGATCGTCGGTCTGGGCACGGGATCAACGGCTTTTTTTGCAATTCAAAAGCTCGGCCAGCGCATCGCGGAAGGACTCGATATATGCGGCATACCCACCTCAGAGCAATCGCGCATTCAGGCGGAATCGGAAAATATCCCACTCACCGACTTCGGCAAAGTTCCCCGCATTGACCTGACCATTGACGGCGCGGATGAATTCGACCCGGACTTTAACCTCATAAAAGGTGGCGGCGGCGCGCTGTTGCGAGAAAAAATCGTCGCCTCTCTATCCGACAGAGAAATCATCGTCGCCGACGAATCCAAACCCGTGGCGCACCTGGGCGCTTTTCCCCTGCCCGTCGAGGTCATTCCATTTGGCTGGCAAGCCATACAAGGCCTGCTCGCGGACCTGGGGTGTCATCCCACACTTCGCAACGCGCAGGACAACACGCCTTTTGTCACAGACAACGGCAATTACATCATCGATTGCGATTTTGGTCGCATTGACGACCCGCCCGCGCTCGAAGCAAAAATCAACGCCTTGTGCGGCGTGGTCGAATGCGGTCTTTTTATTGGCCTGACGGATCGCATCATCATCGGCAAAACAGATGGCACAATCGAAGAACGAACTAAAGAAGCGCGAATAGACGAATAGACGAACCCCGCTCCGCCGCCCAAAACCACTATGAGCACCGCCGTTGATTCGTTGATTCGCTGATTCGTATTTCAACCACAAGGAACAAGTTTTATGAGCATCCTCATTGACAACAACACCCGCGTAATCATCCAGAGCTTTTCCAGCAGCAGAGCAATGGGTGGCGAAGCGCGATTTCACCTGGAACAAATGGTAGATTACGGCACTCGTGTCGTCGGCGTGGTCAACGCGGGCAAAGGCGGCGAGAGCGTGGAAGGCATACCCGTTTATGACACTGTAACCGATGCAGTAAAACAAACAGGTGCCACGGCATCGGCCAATTTTGTTCCCGCGCCCTTTGCAGCCGACACCATCATGGAAGCAGCCGATGCAGGCTTACCTCTGGTCGTTTGCATCTCTGAGAACATACCCGTGCTCGACATGCTA
This genomic window from Gemmatimonadota bacterium contains:
- a CDS encoding MBL fold metallo-hydrolase → MAYRTLEDFFGDIVGKARRGQGISESELAQQVGLSVRQIGQIESYDLTPDDQAVCRLADALHLDGEKLVEVARGWVPTKGNAAFEDENIRVDRLILDAGMTVNCYVLTCKASGKGAVIDPGGQAELILDAIADIQVTHILLTHGHGDHVGALEAVADATQAQVCGCERDFTLMGGRSRRVTERVDEGWQTAIGELDIDTVSLPGHTGGGIGYYTAPVFFSGDALFAGSLGGARGDAYRGQIQAVRAKVFSLPGETTIFPGHGPITSVAQELAHNPYFV
- the rpiA gene encoding ribose-5-phosphate isomerase RpiA; the encoded protein is MNPKQLSGERAAEYVEDGMIVGLGTGSTAFFAIQKLGQRIAEGLDICGIPTSEQSRIQAESENIPLTDFGKVPRIDLTIDGADEFDPDFNLIKGGGGALLREKIVASLSDREIIVADESKPVAHLGAFPLPVEVIPFGWQAIQGLLADLGCHPTLRNAQDNTPFVTDNGNYIIDCDFGRIDDPPALEAKINALCGVVECGLFIGLTDRIIIGKTDGTIEERTKEARIDE